From Streptomyces sp. GSL17-111, one genomic window encodes:
- a CDS encoding GNAT family N-acetyltransferase, whose translation MLIREATEEDWPAIWAFMRGVIAAGETYTYDRDTPEEAARALWFVPPPGRAFVAVDDDGTVLGTSKVTRNQAGGGSHVANGSYLVDPARSGRGVGRALGEHSLEWARAAGFRGMQFNAVVATNTRALALWQSIGFTVIGTVPGGFDHPDQGSVDLHLMYRDL comes from the coding sequence GTGCTGATCAGAGAAGCGACCGAAGAGGACTGGCCCGCGATCTGGGCCTTCATGCGCGGCGTCATCGCGGCGGGTGAGACCTACACCTACGACCGCGACACCCCGGAGGAGGCCGCCCGCGCCCTGTGGTTCGTGCCGCCGCCCGGCCGGGCGTTCGTCGCCGTGGACGACGACGGGACGGTGCTCGGCACCTCCAAGGTCACGCGCAACCAGGCAGGGGGCGGTTCCCACGTGGCCAACGGGAGCTACCTGGTCGACCCGGCCCGCAGCGGGCGCGGCGTGGGCCGGGCGCTGGGCGAGCACTCGCTGGAGTGGGCCCGCGCGGCGGGCTTCCGGGGCATGCAGTTCAACGCGGTCGTCGCCACCAACACCCGGGCCCTCGCGCTGTGGCAGTCGATCGGCTTCACGGTCATCGGCACGGTTCCCGGCGGGTTCGACCACCCCGACCAGGGGTCCGTGGACCTCCACCTGATGTACCGCGACCTCTAG
- a CDS encoding 3-hydroxyacyl-CoA dehydrogenase family protein — MDRPSLSTVAVVGLGTMGTGIAEVLARAGREVVGIDTSDEAARRAVAALEASTARSVARERITERERQDVLGRFRTHRDVRAAAEADLVIEVVPEEYALKHEVFRALDEVVKPTAVLATGTNALSVTRLAADSAHPERVLGLHFFNPAPAMKLVEVVSSVLTAPAAVDAVTELAEELGKEPIRVGDRPGFVADGLLFGYLNQAAAMYESQYATREDIDAAMKLGCGLPMGPLELLDLIGIDTARTVLDAMYAESHDRLHAPAPILGQLSRAGLTGRKAGRGFYTYDAPGSAVVVPDALTPDAGARRGTAREVGTVGVAGSGTMASGIAEVFAKAGYDVVLVARSEEKAEKAKARVASSLDRSVKKGRMGQEDRDATLARVTPAGSLDAMADVDLAVEAVAEDLGIKQELFATLDRVCRPGAVLATTTSSLPVVACARATGRPQDVIGMHFFNPAPAMKLVEVVRTVLTGDDVHATVREVTTRIRKHPVDCGDRAGFIVNALLFPYLNNAVKMLDEHYATLDDIDAAMKLGGGYPMGPFELLDVVGLDVSLAIERVLHEEFREPGLAPAPLLEHLVAAGCLGRKSGRGFREYARR, encoded by the coding sequence ATGGACCGTCCTTCCCTGAGCACAGTCGCCGTCGTCGGCCTCGGCACGATGGGCACCGGCATCGCCGAGGTCCTCGCCCGCGCGGGCCGCGAGGTCGTCGGAATCGACACCAGCGACGAGGCGGCCCGCCGGGCCGTGGCCGCGCTGGAGGCGTCCACCGCCCGCTCGGTGGCCCGCGAGCGGATCACCGAGCGGGAGCGGCAGGACGTCCTGGGCCGCTTCCGGACGCACCGGGACGTCCGGGCCGCCGCCGAGGCCGACCTCGTCATCGAGGTGGTCCCCGAGGAGTACGCGCTCAAGCACGAGGTGTTCCGGGCGCTGGACGAGGTCGTCAAGCCGACCGCCGTCCTGGCCACCGGCACCAACGCCCTGTCCGTGACCCGCCTGGCGGCCGACTCCGCGCACCCCGAGCGCGTCCTCGGGCTGCACTTCTTCAACCCGGCGCCCGCCATGAAGCTCGTGGAGGTCGTCTCCTCCGTCCTCACGGCGCCGGCGGCCGTCGACGCCGTGACCGAACTGGCCGAGGAGCTGGGCAAGGAGCCGATCCGGGTCGGCGACCGCCCCGGCTTCGTCGCCGACGGCCTCCTCTTCGGCTACCTCAACCAGGCCGCGGCGATGTACGAGTCGCAGTACGCGACCCGCGAGGACATCGACGCCGCGATGAAGCTCGGCTGCGGCCTGCCGATGGGCCCGCTGGAACTGCTGGACCTCATCGGGATCGACACGGCCCGCACCGTCCTGGACGCCATGTACGCCGAGTCCCACGACCGGCTGCACGCCCCCGCGCCGATCCTGGGCCAGCTGAGCCGGGCGGGGCTCACCGGCCGCAAGGCGGGCCGCGGCTTCTACACCTACGACGCCCCCGGGAGCGCCGTCGTCGTCCCCGACGCCCTCACCCCCGACGCCGGGGCGCGGCGCGGCACCGCACGCGAGGTCGGCACCGTCGGCGTCGCCGGCTCCGGGACGATGGCCAGCGGCATCGCCGAGGTGTTCGCGAAGGCCGGCTACGACGTCGTCCTGGTGGCCCGCAGCGAGGAGAAGGCGGAGAAGGCCAAGGCCCGCGTCGCCTCCTCGCTGGACCGCTCGGTGAAGAAGGGCCGGATGGGTCAGGAGGACCGCGACGCGACGCTGGCCCGCGTCACCCCCGCCGGTTCGCTGGACGCCATGGCCGACGTCGACCTGGCCGTGGAGGCCGTCGCCGAGGACCTGGGGATCAAGCAGGAGCTCTTCGCCACCCTGGACCGCGTCTGCAGGCCCGGCGCCGTCCTCGCCACGACGACGTCCTCGCTCCCCGTCGTCGCCTGCGCCCGGGCCACCGGCCGCCCGCAGGACGTGATCGGCATGCACTTCTTCAACCCCGCCCCGGCGATGAAGCTGGTGGAGGTCGTCCGCACGGTCCTGACCGGGGACGACGTCCACGCCACCGTCCGCGAGGTGACCACCCGCATCCGCAAGCACCCCGTCGACTGCGGGGACCGGGCCGGTTTCATCGTCAACGCCCTGCTCTTCCCGTACCTGAACAACGCGGTGAAGATGCTGGACGAGCACTACGCGACGCTGGACGACATCGACGCGGCCATGAAGCTCGGCGGCGGCTACCCGATGGGCCCGTTCGAGCTGCTGGACGTCGTCGGACTCGACGTCTCGCTCGCCATCGAGCGGGTGCTGCACGAGGAGTTCCGCGAGCCGGGCCTCGCGCCGGCGCCGCTGCTGGAGCACCTGGTGGCGGCCGGGTGCCTGGGCCGCAAGTCCGGGCGCGGCTTCCGCGAGTACGCCCGTCGGTGA
- a CDS encoding TetR family transcriptional regulator encodes MSQPAKPARTSTRTTASSQRLKLRRELAAAAMELFATKGYQETTVDEIAAAAGVARRTFFRHFRSKEEAIFPDHDETLERARAVLEAAPPHENPLDTVCRGIKEVMRMYAASPAGSVERYKLTREVPALREREIASVARYERLFTRYLLGHFDEAAHRDGDDDPLLAEVAASAVVTAHNHVLRRWLRSGGQGDVEAQLDRAFAIVRETFGTGFGASRATALSGGVSEPAAVTAQTDRDVLVTVARTDTPLPEIMRTIEAALRPG; translated from the coding sequence ATGTCGCAGCCAGCCAAGCCCGCTCGAACGAGCACTCGTACCACCGCGTCGTCGCAGCGCCTGAAGCTGCGCCGGGAGCTGGCTGCCGCGGCGATGGAGCTCTTCGCCACCAAGGGCTACCAGGAGACGACGGTGGACGAGATCGCCGCCGCCGCCGGAGTGGCCCGGCGGACGTTCTTCCGCCACTTCCGGTCCAAGGAAGAGGCGATCTTCCCCGACCACGACGAGACGCTGGAGCGCGCGCGGGCCGTCCTGGAGGCCGCGCCGCCGCACGAGAACCCGCTCGACACCGTGTGCCGGGGGATCAAGGAGGTCATGCGCATGTACGCGGCCTCCCCGGCGGGGAGCGTCGAGCGCTACAAGCTGACCCGCGAGGTACCGGCGCTGCGGGAGCGCGAGATCGCCTCCGTGGCCCGCTACGAACGGCTCTTCACCCGGTACCTGCTGGGCCACTTCGACGAGGCCGCGCACCGGGACGGCGACGACGACCCGCTGCTGGCCGAGGTGGCGGCCTCGGCGGTGGTCACCGCGCACAACCACGTCCTGCGCCGCTGGCTGCGCTCGGGCGGCCAGGGCGACGTCGAGGCGCAGCTGGACCGGGCCTTCGCCATCGTCCGCGAGACGTTCGGCACCGGCTTCGGCGCGAGCCGCGCCACGGCCCTGAGCGGCGGCGTGTCCGAGCCGGCCGCCGTCACCGCCCAGACGGACCGCGACGTGCTCGTCACCGTGGCCCGCACGGACACCCCGCTGCCCGAGATCATGCGCACCATCGAGGCGGCCCTGCGACCGGGCTGA
- the ccrA gene encoding crotonyl-CoA carboxylase/reductase gives MTNPILDAIVSPDSTANDFAALELPESYRAITVHKDEQEMFQGLESRDKDPRKSLHLDDVPVPELGPGEALVAVMASSVNYNSVWTSIFEPVSTFSFLERYGRVSPLTKRHDLPYHVIGSDLAGVVLRTGPGVNAWTPGDEVVAHCLSVELESADGHNDTMLDPEQRIWGFETNFGGLAEIALVKSNQLMPKPKHLSWEEAAAPGLVNSTAYRQLVSQNGAGMKQGDNVLIWGASGGLGSYATQFALAGGANPICVVSSEDKAEICRRMGAEAIIDRKAEGYKFWKDENTQDPREWKRFGKRIRELTGGEDIDIVFEHPGRETFGASVYVTRKGGTITTCASTSGYMHQYDNRYLWMSLKRIVGSHFANYREAWEANRLIAKGKIHPTLSRTYSLAETGQAAFDVHKNLHQGKVGVLCLAPEEGMGVSDPETRARHLDAINRFRNV, from the coding sequence GTGACCAACCCCATCCTCGACGCGATCGTCTCGCCGGACAGCACCGCGAACGACTTCGCCGCGCTGGAGCTGCCCGAGTCCTACCGCGCGATCACCGTGCACAAGGACGAGCAGGAGATGTTCCAGGGCCTGGAGAGCCGCGACAAGGACCCCCGCAAGTCCCTGCACCTGGACGACGTGCCGGTGCCGGAGCTCGGCCCGGGCGAGGCCCTGGTCGCCGTCATGGCGAGCTCGGTCAACTACAACTCGGTCTGGACCTCGATCTTCGAGCCGGTCTCCACCTTCAGCTTCCTGGAGCGCTACGGCCGGGTGTCCCCGCTGACCAAGCGCCACGACCTGCCGTACCACGTCATCGGCTCCGACCTCGCCGGCGTCGTCCTGCGCACCGGCCCGGGTGTGAACGCCTGGACGCCCGGCGACGAGGTCGTCGCCCACTGCCTGTCCGTCGAGCTGGAGTCCGCCGACGGCCACAACGACACGATGCTCGACCCCGAGCAGCGCATCTGGGGGTTCGAGACCAACTTCGGCGGCCTCGCCGAGATCGCGCTCGTCAAGTCCAACCAGCTCATGCCGAAGCCGAAGCACCTCAGCTGGGAGGAGGCGGCGGCGCCGGGCCTGGTGAACTCCACCGCCTACCGCCAGCTCGTCTCGCAGAACGGCGCCGGGATGAAGCAGGGCGACAACGTCCTGATCTGGGGCGCCAGCGGCGGCCTCGGCTCCTACGCCACGCAGTTCGCGCTGGCCGGTGGCGCCAACCCGATCTGCGTCGTCTCCAGCGAGGACAAGGCCGAGATCTGCCGGCGCATGGGCGCGGAGGCGATCATCGACCGCAAGGCCGAGGGCTACAAGTTCTGGAAGGACGAGAACACCCAGGACCCGCGCGAGTGGAAGCGCTTCGGCAAGCGCATCCGTGAGCTCACCGGCGGCGAGGACATCGACATCGTCTTCGAGCACCCCGGCCGCGAGACCTTCGGCGCGTCCGTCTACGTCACCCGCAAGGGCGGCACCATCACCACCTGTGCCTCGACCTCGGGCTACATGCACCAGTACGACAACCGCTACCTGTGGATGTCCCTGAAGCGCATCGTCGGCTCGCACTTCGCCAACTACCGCGAGGCGTGGGAGGCCAACCGGCTCATCGCCAAGGGCAAGATCCACCCGACGCTGTCGAGGACCTACTCCCTGGCGGAGACCGGCCAGGCCGCGTTCGACGTGCACAAGAACCTCCACCAGGGCAAGGTCGGCGTGCTGTGCCTGGCCCCCGAGGAGGGCATGGGCGTCAGCGACCCGGAGACGCGGGCCCGGCACCTCGACGCCATCAACCGCTTCCGGAACGTCTGA
- a CDS encoding protein meaA, giving the protein MTERQNTSARPQRDRPWLMRTYAGHSTAEASNELYRRNLAKGQTGLSVAFDLPTQTGYDPDHVLARGEVGRVGVPVSHLGDMRRLFQDIPLEQMNTSMTINATAMWLLALYQVVAEEQGADPGRLQGTTQNDIVKEYLSRGTHVFPPGPSLRLTTDMITYTVAHIPKWNPINICSYHLQEAGATPVQEIAYAMSTAIAVLDAVRDSGQVPQERMGDVVARISFFVNAGVRFVEEMCKMRAFTRIWDQITRERYGVENAKQRRFRYGVQVNSLGLTEAQPENNVQRIVLEMLAVTLSKDARARAVQLPAWNEALGLPRPWDQQWSLRIQQVLALESDLLEYDDIFAGSHVIEAKVDGLVEECLTEIERIQEMGGAMAAVESGYLKSQLVSSHAQRRARIESGEEKIVGVNCYEATEPSPLTADLDTAIMTVDPANEARVIEALGTWRDRRDEPRAQEALAALKKAAAGDVNLMPATVECARAGVTTGEWAWALRDVFGEFRAPTGVSSAPVAVAAEAGSTLAQVRRKVAATAEELGSGRLRLLVGKPGLDGHSNGAEQIAVRARDAGFEVVYQGIRLTPEQIVSAAIAEDVHCVGLSILSGSHTELVPDVLDRLRRAGAEDLPVIVGGIIPSADAAALKAAGVAAVFTPKDFGITEIIGRIVDEIRTANRLDPLEVPA; this is encoded by the coding sequence ATGACTGAGCGTCAGAACACCAGCGCGCGCCCGCAGCGGGACCGTCCCTGGCTGATGCGCACCTACGCCGGGCACTCCACCGCGGAGGCGTCCAACGAGCTGTACCGGCGCAACCTCGCCAAGGGCCAGACGGGGCTCTCGGTCGCGTTCGACCTGCCGACGCAGACCGGATACGACCCGGACCACGTCCTGGCCCGCGGCGAGGTCGGCCGGGTGGGTGTGCCCGTCTCACATCTGGGCGACATGCGGCGGCTGTTCCAGGACATCCCCCTGGAGCAGATGAACACCTCGATGACCATCAACGCCACCGCCATGTGGCTGCTGGCGCTCTACCAGGTGGTCGCCGAGGAGCAGGGCGCCGATCCCGGCAGGCTCCAGGGGACGACGCAGAACGACATCGTCAAGGAGTACCTCTCGCGCGGGACGCACGTCTTCCCGCCCGGGCCCTCCCTCCGGCTGACCACCGACATGATCACCTACACGGTGGCCCACATCCCCAAGTGGAACCCGATCAACATCTGCAGCTACCACCTGCAGGAGGCCGGGGCCACGCCGGTGCAGGAGATCGCCTACGCGATGTCCACCGCCATCGCCGTCCTGGACGCCGTCCGCGACTCCGGCCAGGTGCCGCAGGAGCGGATGGGGGACGTGGTCGCCCGCATCTCCTTCTTCGTCAACGCCGGTGTGCGGTTCGTCGAGGAGATGTGCAAGATGCGGGCGTTCACGCGCATCTGGGACCAGATCACCCGGGAGCGCTACGGCGTCGAGAACGCCAAGCAGCGCCGCTTCCGCTACGGCGTGCAGGTCAACTCGCTCGGGCTCACCGAGGCGCAGCCGGAGAACAACGTCCAGCGCATCGTGCTGGAGATGCTGGCCGTCACCCTCTCCAAGGACGCCCGCGCCCGCGCCGTGCAGCTCCCGGCCTGGAACGAGGCGCTGGGTCTGCCCCGGCCCTGGGACCAGCAGTGGTCGCTGCGGATCCAGCAGGTGCTCGCCCTGGAGAGCGACCTGCTGGAGTACGACGACATCTTCGCCGGGTCGCACGTCATCGAGGCGAAGGTCGACGGGCTGGTCGAGGAGTGCCTCACCGAGATCGAGCGCATCCAGGAGATGGGCGGCGCGATGGCGGCCGTCGAGTCCGGTTACCTCAAGTCGCAGCTCGTCTCCTCGCACGCGCAGCGCCGGGCCCGCATCGAGTCCGGCGAGGAGAAGATCGTCGGCGTCAACTGCTACGAGGCCACGGAGCCGAGCCCGCTGACCGCGGACCTGGACACGGCGATCATGACCGTGGACCCGGCGAACGAGGCCCGTGTCATCGAGGCGCTGGGCACCTGGCGGGACCGCCGGGACGAGCCGCGGGCCCAGGAGGCGCTGGCGGCGCTGAAGAAGGCCGCCGCCGGGGACGTGAACCTCATGCCGGCCACCGTCGAGTGCGCCCGCGCGGGTGTCACGACCGGTGAGTGGGCCTGGGCGCTGCGGGACGTCTTCGGGGAGTTCCGCGCGCCCACGGGCGTGAGCAGCGCGCCGGTCGCCGTGGCCGCCGAGGCGGGCTCCACGCTCGCCCAGGTGCGCCGCAAGGTCGCCGCCACCGCCGAGGAGCTGGGCAGCGGACGGCTGCGGCTGCTGGTCGGCAAGCCCGGCCTGGACGGCCACTCCAACGGCGCCGAGCAGATCGCCGTCCGCGCCCGGGACGCCGGGTTCGAGGTGGTCTACCAGGGCATCCGGCTCACGCCCGAGCAGATCGTCTCGGCCGCCATCGCCGAGGACGTGCACTGCGTGGGTCTGTCCATCCTCTCCGGCTCCCACACGGAACTGGTGCCCGACGTGCTGGACCGGCTGCGCCGGGCGGGCGCGGAGGACCTGCCCGTCATCGTCGGCGGGATCATCCCCTCCGCCGATGCCGCCGCCCTGAAGGCCGCCGGTGTGGCGGCGGTCTTCACGCCGAAGGACTTCGGCATCACGGAGATCATCGGCCGTATCGTCGACGAGATCCGCACCGCGAACCGGCTCGACCCTCTGGAGGTCCCCGCATGA
- a CDS encoding HpcH/HpaI aldolase/citrate lyase family protein, producing MSTPVNRLRPRRSCLAVPGSNPRFLEKAQGLPADQVFLDLEDACAPLAKEGARHTIVDVLNNGDWSGKTRVVRVNDWTTHWTYRDVVTVVEGAGPNLDCIMLPKVQDATQVKALDLLLTQIEKTMGFEVGRIGIEAQIENAKGLVNVDEIAAASDRLETIIFGPADFMASINMKSLVVGEQPPGYPADAYHYILMRILMAARQHDLQAIDGPYLQIKNVEGYREVAGRSAALGFDGKWVLHPGQVEAANEIYSPSQEDYDHAELILDAYEFHTSEAGGKKGSAMLGDEMIDEASRKMALVVAGKGRAAGMTRTSKFEAPEA from the coding sequence ATGAGCACCCCCGTCAACCGTCTGCGTCCGCGCCGTTCCTGCCTGGCCGTGCCCGGCAGCAACCCGCGCTTCCTGGAGAAGGCGCAGGGCCTCCCGGCTGACCAGGTGTTCCTGGACCTGGAGGACGCCTGCGCGCCGCTCGCCAAGGAGGGCGCCCGGCACACCATCGTCGACGTCCTGAACAACGGCGACTGGAGCGGCAAGACGCGCGTCGTGCGCGTCAACGACTGGACGACGCACTGGACCTACCGCGACGTGGTGACGGTCGTGGAGGGCGCGGGCCCCAACCTCGACTGCATCATGCTGCCGAAGGTCCAGGACGCCACCCAGGTCAAGGCGCTGGACCTGCTGCTCACGCAGATCGAGAAGACGATGGGCTTCGAGGTCGGCAGGATCGGCATCGAGGCGCAGATCGAGAACGCCAAGGGCCTGGTGAACGTCGACGAGATCGCCGCCGCGTCGGACCGGCTGGAGACCATCATCTTCGGGCCCGCCGACTTCATGGCGTCCATCAACATGAAGTCGCTGGTCGTCGGCGAGCAGCCCCCGGGCTACCCGGCCGACGCCTACCACTACATCCTCATGCGCATCCTCATGGCCGCCCGCCAGCACGACCTGCAGGCCATCGACGGCCCGTACCTGCAGATCAAGAACGTCGAGGGCTACCGCGAGGTGGCCGGACGCTCGGCGGCGCTGGGCTTCGACGGCAAGTGGGTGCTGCACCCCGGCCAGGTCGAGGCGGCCAACGAGATCTACTCGCCCTCCCAGGAGGACTACGACCACGCCGAGCTGATCCTGGACGCCTACGAGTTCCACACCTCCGAGGCGGGCGGCAAGAAGGGCTCGGCGATGCTCGGCGACGAGATGATCGACGAGGCCAGCCGCAAGATGGCGCTCGTCGTCGCGGGCAAGGGCCGGGCCGCCGGCATGACCCGCACCAGCAAGTTCGAGGCACCGGAGGCGTAA
- a CDS encoding MaoC family dehydratase: protein MQFGRTYEEFEVGAVYKHWPGKTVTEYDDHLFCLLTMNHHPLHMDVNYAEKTTDFGKNVVVGNYIYSLLLGMSVPDVSGKAIANLEIESLRHVAPTFHGDTLYGETTVLDKTPSKSKSDRGIVYVETKGYKQDGTLVCVFRRKVMVPTAEYIEKRGGEQPGRPELVERPKGGK, encoded by the coding sequence ATGCAGTTCGGCCGTACCTACGAGGAGTTCGAGGTCGGTGCCGTCTACAAGCACTGGCCCGGCAAGACGGTCACGGAGTACGACGACCACCTGTTCTGTCTCCTGACCATGAACCACCACCCGCTGCACATGGACGTCAACTACGCCGAGAAGACGACCGACTTCGGCAAGAACGTCGTGGTGGGCAACTACATCTACTCGCTGCTGCTCGGCATGTCCGTGCCGGACGTCTCGGGCAAGGCGATCGCCAACCTGGAGATCGAGTCGCTGCGTCACGTGGCCCCGACCTTCCACGGCGACACCCTCTACGGCGAGACGACCGTGCTGGACAAGACGCCGTCGAAGTCGAAGTCGGACCGCGGCATCGTGTACGTCGAGACCAAGGGCTACAAGCAGGACGGCACGCTCGTGTGCGTCTTCCGCCGCAAGGTGATGGTGCCCACCGCCGAGTACATCGAGAAGCGCGGCGGCGAGCAGCCCGGCCGTCCGGAGCTCGTCGAGCGCCCGAAGGGCGGTAAGTGA
- a CDS encoding acyl-CoA dehydrogenase family protein: MGRLAQTDGLTDIQREILSTVRGFVDKEIIPVATELEHKDEYPTEIVEGLKELGIFGLMIPEEYGGLGESLLTYALCVEEIARGWMSVSGIINTHFIVAYMLKQHGTQEQKDYFLPKMAAGDIRGAFSMSEPALGSDVSAISSKGVREGDEFVLTGQKMWLTNGGSSSLVAVLCRTDEGHAEGTAPHKSMTTFLVEKEPGFGEVKPGLTIPGKIDKMGYKGVDTTELIMDGLRVPADRVLGGETGRGFYQMMDGVEVGRVNVAARGCGVAQRAFELGVSYAQQRSTFGKPIAQHQAIQFKLAEMATKVEAAHALMVGAARKKDSGQRNDLEAGMAKYLASEYCKEVVEDAFRIHGGYGFSKEYEIERLYREAPMLLIGEGTAEIQKMIVGRRLLEEYRLQG, encoded by the coding sequence ATGGGACGCCTCGCACAGACCGACGGCCTCACCGACATCCAGCGGGAGATCCTCTCCACCGTCCGCGGCTTCGTCGACAAGGAGATCATCCCGGTCGCCACGGAGCTGGAGCACAAGGACGAGTACCCCACCGAGATCGTCGAGGGCCTCAAGGAGCTCGGCATCTTCGGCCTGATGATCCCCGAGGAGTACGGCGGCCTCGGCGAGTCGCTGCTGACCTACGCGCTGTGCGTGGAGGAGATCGCGCGCGGCTGGATGAGCGTCTCGGGCATCATCAACACGCACTTCATCGTCGCCTACATGCTCAAGCAGCACGGCACGCAGGAGCAGAAGGACTACTTCCTGCCGAAGATGGCGGCCGGTGACATCCGGGGCGCCTTCTCCATGTCGGAGCCGGCGCTCGGCTCCGACGTCTCGGCCATCTCCTCCAAGGGCGTGCGCGAGGGGGACGAGTTCGTCCTCACCGGCCAGAAGATGTGGCTGACCAACGGCGGTTCGTCGTCGCTGGTCGCGGTGCTCTGCCGGACGGACGAGGGGCACGCCGAGGGCACCGCCCCGCACAAGTCGATGACGACCTTCCTGGTCGAGAAGGAGCCCGGGTTCGGCGAGGTCAAGCCCGGCCTCACGATCCCCGGGAAGATCGACAAGATGGGCTACAAGGGCGTCGACACGACCGAGCTCATCATGGACGGGCTGCGGGTACCGGCGGACCGGGTCCTCGGCGGGGAGACCGGCCGGGGCTTCTACCAGATGATGGACGGCGTCGAGGTGGGCCGTGTCAACGTGGCCGCGCGCGGCTGCGGAGTCGCTCAGCGCGCGTTCGAGTTGGGCGTCTCCTACGCCCAGCAGCGCAGCACCTTCGGCAAGCCGATCGCCCAGCACCAGGCCATCCAGTTCAAGCTGGCCGAGATGGCCACGAAGGTGGAGGCCGCGCACGCGCTCATGGTCGGTGCCGCCCGCAAGAAGGACTCCGGGCAGCGCAACGACCTCGAAGCGGGCATGGCCAAGTACCTGGCCTCGGAGTACTGCAAGGAGGTCGTCGAGGACGCGTTCCGCATCCACGGCGGCTACGGGTTCTCCAAGGAGTACGAGATCGAGCGCCTCTACCGCGAGGCGCCCATGCTGCTGATCGGTGAAGGTACGGCAGAGATCCAGAAAATGATCGTCGGCCGTCGTCTGCTGGAGGAGTACCGACTCCAGGGCTGA
- a CDS encoding phosphatidylserine decarboxylase: MPHRSSSSSRGRVRIARGASPWLLPTVATAAVSLAGARRSGKARAVAVPVTALAAGMLWFFRDPEREVAQGRVISPADGVVQSVMPWKDGRTRVAIFMSPLNVHVNRAPLAGTVTSVEHVPGGFVPAFNKESEHNERVVWHFDTELGDIEMVQIAGTVARRIVPYLPEGTKVEQGERIGLIRFGSRVDVYLPEGVEAAVEVGQKTTAGVTRLDRD, translated from the coding sequence ATGCCCCACCGCTCATCCTCTTCCTCCCGTGGTCGTGTCCGCATTGCTCGCGGCGCGTCACCATGGCTCCTCCCGACGGTGGCCACGGCCGCCGTCAGCCTCGCCGGGGCGCGCCGCTCCGGGAAGGCGCGGGCCGTGGCCGTGCCGGTCACCGCGCTCGCCGCCGGCATGCTGTGGTTCTTCCGGGACCCGGAGCGGGAGGTCGCCCAGGGCCGGGTCATCTCCCCGGCCGACGGCGTGGTGCAGAGCGTCATGCCGTGGAAGGACGGCCGCACGCGGGTGGCGATCTTCATGAGCCCGCTGAACGTCCACGTGAACCGCGCCCCGCTGGCGGGGACGGTGACGTCCGTCGAGCACGTGCCCGGCGGGTTCGTCCCGGCGTTCAACAAGGAGAGCGAGCACAACGAGCGCGTCGTGTGGCACTTCGACACCGAGCTCGGCGACATCGAGATGGTGCAGATCGCCGGCACCGTGGCGCGGCGCATCGTCCCCTACCTGCCCGAGGGCACCAAGGTCGAGCAGGGCGAGCGGATCGGCCTGATCCGGTTCGGCTCCCGCGTCGACGTGTACCTGCCCGAAGGGGTGGAGGCCGCTGTCGAGGTCGGCCAGAAGACGACGGCGGGAGTGACACGCCTTGACCGCGACTGA
- the pssA gene encoding CDP-diacylglycerol--serine O-phosphatidyltransferase → MTATDTDRTHAGSGWGLDEADDDEMPLSTRLSIADTLTLGNATCGFMAVYFTTTGVLIPHLTDSGDGGMARSSAATAVMLMLMASVFDLFDGIVARKLRASAMGAELDNLSDLISFGLAPAYFVLVWGMVATDANQHVSALAAIVVLLAVVLRLARFSCVTLRDGIFQGMPSPFGALTVVSIVLLELPFIPTLLAIIGTAWLMVSRVEYPKPRGKLAVGMLSWIVLAMGMLAAWALDSPGGELLLQTGCALQLVLGAVIPLFATARRVNTFRYNRREARAAAQG, encoded by the coding sequence TTGACCGCGACTGACACCGACCGCACCCACGCCGGTTCCGGCTGGGGGCTCGACGAGGCGGACGACGACGAGATGCCGCTGTCCACGCGGCTCTCGATAGCGGACACCCTCACGCTGGGCAACGCCACGTGCGGCTTCATGGCGGTGTACTTCACCACCACCGGCGTGCTGATCCCCCACCTGACCGACAGCGGCGACGGCGGCATGGCGCGCTCCAGCGCCGCCACCGCCGTGATGCTGATGCTCATGGCCTCGGTCTTCGACCTCTTCGACGGGATCGTGGCCCGCAAGCTGCGGGCCTCGGCGATGGGCGCCGAGCTGGACAACCTCTCCGACCTCATCAGCTTCGGGCTGGCCCCCGCGTACTTCGTGCTGGTGTGGGGCATGGTCGCCACCGACGCGAACCAGCACGTCTCGGCACTGGCCGCGATCGTGGTCCTGCTGGCGGTGGTGCTGCGGCTTGCGCGGTTCTCCTGCGTGACCCTGCGCGACGGCATCTTCCAGGGGATGCCGAGTCCCTTCGGAGCCCTGACCGTGGTCTCCATCGTGCTGCTGGAGCTGCCGTTCATCCCGACGCTGCTGGCGATCATCGGTACGGCCTGGCTGATGGTGAGCCGCGTGGAGTACCCCAAACCGCGCGGCAAGCTGGCCGTGGGCATGCTGAGCTGGATCGTCCTGGCGATGGGCATGCTGGCCGCCTGGGCGCTGGACTCCCCCGGCGGGGAGCTGCTGCTCCAGACCGGCTGCGCGCTCCAGCTGGTGCTGGGCGCCGTCATCCCGCTGTTCGCGACGGCACGCCGGGTGAACACCTTCCGCTACAACCGACGCGAGGCCCGGGCCGCGGCCCAGGGCTGA